In a genomic window of Flavobacterium sp. KACC 22761:
- a CDS encoding retropepsin-like aspartic protease, producing MENLHEYLKKEKYKKIKFKLTKTQHLAIKAKINGILGDFILDTGASNSCVGFESIERFELKAKKSKTKASGAGGTGMKTQISSENKLTLGSWKNNDFSIVIFDLSHVNEALESHKAKPVDGIIGADVLLEGKAIIDYYNNYLYLK from the coding sequence ATGGAAAATCTTCACGAATACCTCAAAAAAGAGAAATACAAAAAAATAAAATTCAAGCTTACCAAAACCCAGCATCTTGCTATAAAAGCTAAGATCAACGGCATTTTGGGAGACTTCATTTTAGATACCGGAGCATCAAATTCTTGCGTTGGATTTGAAAGTATTGAGCGCTTTGAGTTGAAGGCAAAAAAATCGAAAACCAAAGCATCGGGTGCGGGCGGTACGGGAATGAAAACACAAATTTCCTCTGAAAACAAATTGACATTAGGAAGCTGGAAAAACAACGATTTTAGCATCGTTATATTTGATCTTTCGCATGTAAATGAAGCTTTGGAATCGCATAAAGCAAAACCCGTTGATGGAATTATAGGAGCTGATGTTTTATTGGAAGGAAAAGCAATTATTGATTATTATAATAATTATTTGTATTTGAAATGA
- a CDS encoding CHAT domain-containing protein: MNLYHLYGLIFFFINLNVSGQHQEDKIYNAVDVFVAHPSAEALQNLKTAENDFWTNPKPKTKDELLAIVVLNCNKAYYENQFGQTQNAISSYEKAWQIYQKNKLSNYDIIEFCLKPLGNLYTVLGDYNSAENIIKQYFFIVNTSKNYPDSEKQKFAAILNLSNVYQNSGKISQAIELLENTLKTEKLSNSQKGILLNNLGNNYLLSSGGNLLHPETHKKAENAFQSSIKYLENEKNQTETLSNSCRNMASMNRQWQRFDLANSYLEKAEKLLLKTANQQPRKLAKLYYEKALLLFDERKYEESKKQISAVFKTLIPDYDSSNLLPYQNQLYAETVLIDALDLEAEMLEINQPKKALKTFELSFYIEDLLMNSLVYENSKIISQIRSRNRTEKCISIYNNLYEKEGKVEYLNEAFQLSEKTKSGILQRYRSNIKNASAEEKQLLQGIQNLNNAILKEQQKGNLAAISKINQLIKKQNEVMLSLKKIQSQRQDYLPEKYDLKALFKKLENDKAMMVYYFMGAERLYYFILQNNRISLAEVPIGDGKIVSILFFLNYFNSADAITNDISGYNHYGKKAYDLLKLPSNAVYQNLIIVPDGILNFLPFEALITQESKTTNFAKMHYLLNDFKIAYNTSANIYLNSKPIQKSEKTVLGVFPVFENTAFELSYSKKELESIKSYFKGKYLENADASFANFKNNAPNYSILHLSTHASSGDIETPASIKFYDQEIFYSELYNLHINPDLVVLSACETGIGKLYKAEGAMSVARGFQFAGAQNLLFSLWKVNDFTTSVFMEDFYKNVNNNVSYFEANSKAKLDYLNNKSISNVKKSPYYWSSFVYYGSISNEEKSTNYIYYIVSLLILIGLFLIFNPNQKWKIFTNTSKKRNTKK, encoded by the coding sequence ATGAACTTATATCACTTATATGGTTTAATCTTCTTTTTCATAAATCTGAATGTTTCTGGACAGCATCAGGAAGATAAAATATATAATGCTGTTGATGTTTTTGTTGCTCATCCTTCCGCGGAAGCGTTACAAAATTTAAAGACTGCCGAAAATGATTTCTGGACAAATCCAAAACCAAAAACCAAAGATGAATTACTTGCTATTGTGGTTTTAAACTGCAATAAAGCGTATTATGAAAACCAATTTGGACAAACGCAAAATGCGATTTCGAGCTACGAAAAAGCGTGGCAGATTTATCAAAAAAACAAACTTTCCAACTACGACATTATTGAATTCTGCTTAAAACCTTTAGGAAATTTATATACCGTTTTGGGTGATTATAATAGTGCCGAAAACATTATAAAACAGTATTTTTTTATTGTCAATACTTCCAAAAATTATCCCGATTCGGAAAAACAAAAATTTGCTGCGATTCTGAATTTATCAAATGTTTATCAGAATTCTGGCAAGATTTCACAGGCGATTGAGCTTTTGGAAAATACTTTAAAAACAGAGAAATTGTCGAATTCGCAAAAAGGGATTTTACTGAATAATTTAGGCAATAACTATTTGTTAAGTTCTGGCGGAAACTTATTGCATCCCGAAACTCACAAAAAAGCTGAAAATGCATTTCAATCTTCGATAAAATATCTAGAAAACGAAAAAAATCAAACCGAAACTTTATCAAATTCGTGTCGAAATATGGCTTCGATGAACAGACAATGGCAACGTTTTGATCTCGCCAATTCCTATTTAGAAAAAGCCGAAAAATTACTTTTAAAAACAGCAAATCAACAACCGAGAAAACTTGCAAAACTCTATTACGAAAAAGCTTTACTTCTTTTTGATGAACGAAAATACGAGGAAAGCAAAAAACAGATTTCAGCAGTTTTTAAAACTCTGATTCCAGATTATGATTCGAGTAATCTTCTTCCCTATCAAAACCAATTGTATGCAGAAACCGTTTTAATTGATGCACTCGATTTAGAGGCCGAAATGCTGGAAATAAATCAGCCCAAAAAAGCTTTAAAAACTTTTGAACTTTCTTTTTACATCGAAGATTTGCTAATGAATTCATTAGTTTATGAAAATTCAAAAATCATCTCACAAATACGATCACGAAACCGAACTGAAAAATGCATTTCGATCTATAATAATTTATATGAAAAGGAAGGAAAAGTAGAATATCTAAACGAAGCTTTTCAATTGTCTGAAAAAACAAAATCAGGAATTTTGCAACGTTATCGTTCGAATATTAAAAATGCTTCGGCAGAAGAAAAACAGCTTTTACAGGGAATTCAAAACTTAAATAATGCCATTTTAAAAGAACAGCAAAAAGGAAATTTAGCCGCTATTTCAAAAATAAACCAGCTTATAAAAAAGCAAAATGAAGTGATGCTTTCGCTAAAGAAAATACAATCTCAAAGACAAGATTATCTTCCTGAAAAATACGATTTGAAAGCATTGTTCAAAAAATTGGAAAATGATAAAGCAATGATGGTTTATTATTTTATGGGAGCTGAAAGGCTGTATTATTTCATTTTACAAAATAATCGAATTTCATTAGCCGAAGTTCCTATAGGCGATGGAAAAATTGTTTCTATTCTATTTTTTCTAAATTATTTTAATAGCGCAGACGCCATTACAAATGATATTTCAGGTTATAATCATTATGGAAAAAAAGCTTACGATTTATTAAAATTACCCAGCAATGCCGTGTATCAAAACCTCATCATTGTTCCGGACGGAATTTTGAATTTTCTTCCTTTTGAAGCATTGATTACGCAGGAATCAAAAACGACAAATTTTGCCAAAATGCATTATTTACTCAACGATTTTAAGATTGCTTATAATACTTCGGCAAATATTTATTTGAATTCAAAACCAATTCAGAAATCAGAAAAAACAGTTTTAGGTGTTTTTCCTGTTTTTGAAAATACTGCTTTTGAATTAAGTTATTCGAAGAAAGAATTGGAATCAATCAAAAGTTATTTTAAAGGGAAATATTTAGAAAATGCTGATGCAAGTTTTGCCAATTTCAAAAATAATGCACCAAATTATTCTATTCTGCATTTAAGTACGCATGCCTCCTCGGGAGATATTGAAACTCCGGCGAGCATCAAATTTTATGATCAAGAAATCTTCTATTCTGAATTATATAATTTGCATATCAATCCCGATTTAGTGGTTTTAAGCGCCTGTGAAACCGGAATTGGAAAACTCTACAAAGCCGAAGGTGCAATGAGCGTTGCAAGAGGCTTTCAGTTTGCCGGCGCACAAAATTTATTGTTTTCGTTATGGAAAGTAAATGATTTTACGACTTCTGTTTTTATGGAAGATTTTTATAAAAACGTCAACAATAATGTTTCTTATTTTGAAGCCAACAGCAAAGCCAAATTAGATTATTTGAACAACAAATCTATTTCGAATGTCAAAAAGTCGCCTTACTATTGGAGTTCGTTTGTGTATTATGGCTCTATTTCAAATGAAGAAAAATCAACGAATTATATCTATTATATTGTTAGTTTATTGATTTTAATTGGTTTATTTTTGATATTCAATCCGAATCAAAAATGGAAAATCTTCACGAATACCTCAAAAAAGAGAAATACAAAAAAATAA
- a CDS encoding PKD domain-containing protein encodes MKPQLSIFFILFSIITIGQTKVKDTITRRANIGFIQNGNAFTFKPETPPLIPIAGAPKPSYSYLWELGDGHYSKEVEPKHVYKNKGTYTTRLAVTNNYDNGKPPATRPKKVAVNDITDTNYKDIASIADQNGFAIMKNCDPIPDQEMIVVVSYQNLENYVASGKLYLFYNEKQFKHNNFELSDFRTYANEREIKENLVANVDDLDDTNTFLASAENTIQRKKYRNTTTEEDLDASLSEAQKTYHNVSILEFDDANPGETRNVFYTFKTTPEMIKDTSATVTMRGIFVPNRSYKNHKIKNLEMEIVTSHDPNKMGSNGSFMNYRLVRFKRVNFKTRFQNNGEGPARKIRLETDVPDMFDKKTFQIESMYPECPICPKGEEPTVSCLDTIIKQKQIIFTFKNIYLPGSEQKNVQEKDSTKGFVKYSMKFAEDFHKVKTKSRTAIIFDKNEPIITNYATTRFLPGISIGAKAGYNIYPDLDKSTSYFVGATISPFKSYRFYWQAEWLNALNQYNSEVTVEDQFLTNANGVRQLQRTTTTTENKNINWEIPVLIRYNINNYIGVGAGVQFNVNVSSEQNQNIQVDLYEGDKGNFLIDSKTTSNTIKNSFTDFKTGLLFDLTAGFARIGPSLGARYVINFEQNFNYIQLYGIWKF; translated from the coding sequence ATGAAACCACAACTGTCTATTTTCTTTATTCTATTTTCTATTATCACAATAGGACAAACCAAAGTAAAAGACACCATAACCCGAAGAGCCAATATTGGTTTTATCCAAAACGGAAATGCCTTTACATTTAAACCCGAAACGCCGCCTTTGATCCCGATTGCTGGTGCTCCAAAACCAAGTTATTCGTATTTATGGGAACTCGGCGACGGCCATTACAGCAAAGAAGTAGAACCAAAACATGTTTATAAAAATAAAGGAACTTACACCACGCGACTTGCTGTTACCAATAATTACGACAACGGAAAACCTCCGGCAACACGCCCGAAAAAAGTAGCCGTAAATGATATTACAGATACTAATTATAAAGATATTGCATCTATTGCAGATCAAAATGGTTTTGCCATAATGAAAAATTGTGATCCAATTCCTGATCAGGAAATGATAGTTGTAGTAAGTTATCAAAATCTGGAGAATTATGTTGCAAGCGGCAAACTGTATTTGTTTTATAATGAGAAACAATTCAAGCACAATAATTTCGAATTAAGCGATTTTAGGACTTATGCGAATGAGCGAGAAATCAAAGAAAATCTTGTTGCAAATGTTGATGATCTTGATGATACGAATACTTTTTTGGCTTCCGCCGAAAATACAATTCAGCGTAAAAAATACCGAAATACAACTACTGAAGAAGATCTTGACGCTTCATTATCTGAAGCCCAAAAAACCTATCATAATGTTTCTATTTTAGAATTTGATGATGCCAATCCGGGGGAAACTCGAAATGTTTTTTATACGTTTAAAACAACTCCGGAAATGATCAAAGATACAAGCGCAACAGTTACCATGCGCGGGATTTTTGTTCCGAATCGAAGTTATAAAAACCACAAAATCAAAAACCTAGAAATGGAAATTGTCACTTCGCACGACCCAAATAAAATGGGATCCAACGGAAGTTTTATGAATTACAGATTGGTGCGTTTTAAAAGAGTGAATTTCAAAACCCGTTTTCAGAATAATGGCGAAGGTCCGGCAAGAAAAATTCGGTTAGAAACCGATGTTCCGGATATGTTTGACAAAAAAACTTTCCAAATTGAAAGCATGTATCCCGAATGCCCGATTTGCCCAAAAGGAGAAGAACCAACCGTAAGCTGTCTCGATACCATTATCAAGCAAAAACAAATTATTTTTACTTTCAAAAACATTTATTTGCCGGGAAGCGAACAGAAAAATGTTCAGGAAAAAGATTCTACAAAAGGTTTTGTAAAATATTCAATGAAGTTTGCCGAAGACTTTCATAAAGTAAAAACCAAAAGCCGAACTGCGATTATTTTTGATAAAAACGAACCTATAATTACCAACTACGCCACAACCCGATTCTTGCCCGGAATTTCAATTGGCGCAAAAGCAGGTTACAATATTTATCCTGATTTAGATAAATCGACCAGTTATTTTGTTGGAGCGACAATTTCACCTTTTAAATCGTATCGTTTTTATTGGCAGGCGGAATGGCTGAATGCTTTGAATCAATACAATAGCGAAGTTACAGTTGAAGATCAATTTTTGACAAATGCTAACGGAGTTCGTCAATTACAGCGCACAACAACCACAACCGAAAACAAAAACATCAATTGGGAAATTCCTGTTTTGATCCGGTATAATATCAATAATTACATTGGAGTTGGTGCTGGAGTTCAGTTCAATGTAAATGTTTCTTCGGAACAAAATCAGAATATACAAGTTGACCTTTACGAAGGCGACAAAGGCAATTTTTTAATTGATTCGAAAACAACGTCAAACACAATCAAAAACTCGTTTACCGATTTTAAAACCGGATTATTATTTGATTTGACAGCTGGTTTTGCGAGAATCGGGCCGAGTTTGGGTGCGCGTTATGTGATTAATTTTGAACAGAATTTCAATTATATTCAGCTTTATGGAATATGGAAGTTTTAG
- a CDS encoding sigma-70 family RNA polymerase sigma factor, with the protein MEKIKIHRDQMYIDGLAANDSAIIESIYKKFVPKVVFFVLNNSGDRDQAQDIVQEVMILLYNQAKAGTLKLTCPFDAYFFLLCKRKWLNEFKKISNKGVTIHEDVVSINESALELIAQTEDFEEKQQLFDAMFQKLGDKCQELLKLSFTIKSMEEVAEKLNVTYGYVRKKKSLCIGQLTEWIQGAKNFKSLKK; encoded by the coding sequence ATGGAGAAAATTAAAATACATCGTGACCAAATGTATATTGACGGACTTGCAGCAAATGATTCGGCTATAATTGAATCTATTTATAAAAAGTTTGTTCCCAAAGTGGTTTTTTTCGTTTTGAATAATTCAGGCGATCGAGATCAGGCGCAGGATATTGTGCAGGAAGTTATGATTTTGCTTTACAATCAGGCGAAAGCCGGCACTTTAAAATTGACATGCCCTTTTGATGCATACTTTTTTTTATTATGCAAAAGAAAGTGGCTAAACGAATTCAAAAAAATCTCGAATAAAGGGGTAACAATTCATGAAGATGTAGTATCTATCAATGAATCGGCTCTGGAGTTAATCGCTCAAACAGAAGATTTTGAAGAAAAGCAACAGCTTTTTGATGCCATGTTTCAAAAGTTGGGAGACAAATGCCAAGAATTGTTGAAACTGAGTTTCACTATTAAATCAATGGAAGAAGTTGCCGAGAAACTAAACGTTACGTATGGTTATGTGCGTAAAAAGAAATCCTTGTGCATTGGTCAGCTTACAGAGTGGATTCAGGGAGCAAAAAATTTTAAATCTCTAAAAAAATAA
- a CDS encoding tetratricopeptide repeat protein, with product MNEERYILFDQYLEGELAVEEKNDFEKQLSEDAQFASEFETFKSIQLQLENKFGFEKEREAFKENLNQIAEEHFNKKPKVIGLKPWYLAVAASIAVLFGLFFFNYNQNPAFADYNHPEQASFAERGSEDGPLKNAEKEFNAKRYSLAIPHFEAVLAKGKTPEIQYFYGISLLEQSEYLKAEAVFNELKAGNSAYKDKATWYLALSKLKQRDYKSCKEILQTISEDYEDYDEVQLLLDDLE from the coding sequence ATGAACGAAGAACGCTACATATTATTCGATCAGTATCTTGAAGGAGAACTTGCAGTTGAAGAAAAAAATGATTTCGAAAAACAGTTAAGTGAAGATGCACAGTTTGCATCAGAATTTGAAACTTTCAAGTCGATACAGCTTCAGTTGGAGAATAAATTTGGATTCGAAAAAGAAAGAGAAGCTTTCAAAGAAAATCTGAATCAGATAGCTGAAGAACATTTCAATAAAAAGCCGAAAGTAATTGGCTTGAAGCCTTGGTATTTGGCAGTTGCTGCATCAATAGCAGTATTATTTGGGCTTTTCTTTTTTAACTACAATCAGAATCCGGCTTTCGCCGATTATAATCACCCCGAACAAGCTTCTTTTGCTGAAAGAGGAAGTGAAGACGGTCCTTTGAAAAATGCAGAAAAAGAATTTAATGCAAAGAGATATTCTTTGGCAATTCCGCATTTTGAAGCCGTTTTGGCCAAAGGAAAAACGCCAGAAATCCAATATTTTTACGGAATTTCACTTTTGGAACAAAGCGAATATTTAAAAGCCGAAGCTGTTTTCAATGAACTGAAAGCAGGAAACTCAGCTTACAAAGACAAAGCGACTTGGTATTTGGCATTATCTAAATTGAAACAAAGAGATTATAAGTCTTGCAAAGAGATCTTACAGACCATTTCTGAGGATTATGAAGATTATGATGAAGTGCAATTGTTGCTCGATGATTTAGAATAA
- a CDS encoding S41 family peptidase: MKKITLVLFIVFSQSIFSASKITETEKLVATCKVWGFLKYYHPEVAGGKTNWDEQLLQKLPKIEKAQTKEEFSLILENWIDDLGPVKEIAPISESKDVKFFDKNFDLSWINSDKLFSKKLSKKLKFIEENRYQGKQFYVEGSEHVENVNLRNERYDDPNFEDKNSKLRMIFMYWNVVEYFFPFKYLMSQKWDETLIQTLPAVIKAENYTDFYTAMKKMVSKIDDSHTEFFMYKSSIGEGNGRFFPAKGKIIDEKIVVTEILGDSVAEAYNIKIGDVITKINDKTIKELISENRDLICASNEAAYLNKLVRIVLANTNDNVKVEFLKDGKYETKDMIWFDYHESHRNEFKKGAQKKTEKFKLLKNNIGYVDMGVIKPRNIPAMIEALKSTKAIVFDMRNYPLGTFREISNFLNSQEKEFAIYTRPYYAYPGRFIWKGGTKSGSDNKDHYKGKVIVLLNEKSLSQSEWTAMCFQTAGNTTIIGSQTGGADGNVSQFDFKGFHTLFSGIGVYYPDGRETQRIGIVPDIEVKPTIKGIQEGKDEVLDRALLFIETGDLKTGAAIKN; encoded by the coding sequence ATGAAGAAAATTACGTTAGTACTTTTTATTGTTTTTTCGCAAAGTATTTTCAGTGCATCCAAAATCACCGAAACTGAAAAACTGGTTGCAACTTGCAAAGTATGGGGTTTCTTAAAATATTATCATCCAGAAGTGGCCGGTGGAAAAACCAATTGGGACGAACAGCTTTTGCAGAAATTGCCGAAAATAGAAAAAGCACAAACTAAAGAAGAGTTCTCCTTAATCTTAGAAAACTGGATTGACGATCTTGGCCCAGTAAAAGAAATCGCTCCTATTTCTGAATCAAAAGATGTAAAGTTTTTTGATAAAAACTTTGATTTAAGTTGGATTAATTCTGATAAATTGTTTTCGAAAAAGCTTTCGAAGAAACTCAAATTTATTGAAGAAAATAGATATCAAGGCAAACAATTTTATGTGGAAGGAAGTGAACATGTAGAAAATGTTAACTTGAGAAATGAGCGTTATGACGATCCCAATTTTGAGGATAAAAATTCTAAACTACGTATGATATTTATGTATTGGAATGTCGTTGAATATTTTTTTCCATTTAAGTATCTAATGAGTCAAAAATGGGATGAAACTTTAATTCAGACATTGCCTGCGGTGATCAAAGCTGAAAATTATACTGATTTTTACACAGCAATGAAAAAAATGGTTTCAAAAATAGATGACAGCCATACAGAGTTTTTTATGTATAAGTCTTCGATAGGTGAAGGAAATGGAAGATTTTTTCCTGCTAAAGGAAAAATAATTGATGAAAAAATAGTGGTGACAGAAATTCTAGGAGACAGTGTTGCCGAAGCTTATAATATTAAAATTGGAGATGTCATTACTAAAATAAATGACAAAACAATTAAAGAACTTATTTCAGAAAATAGAGATTTAATTTGCGCGTCAAATGAGGCTGCTTATTTAAATAAACTCGTAAGGATTGTCCTGGCGAATACCAATGATAATGTTAAAGTTGAATTTTTGAAAGACGGAAAATACGAAACAAAAGATATGATTTGGTTTGATTATCATGAGTCGCATCGAAATGAATTTAAAAAAGGAGCTCAGAAAAAGACGGAAAAGTTTAAACTTCTCAAAAATAATATTGGATATGTAGATATGGGAGTTATAAAACCGAGAAATATTCCGGCTATGATTGAAGCTTTAAAGTCAACAAAAGCAATTGTTTTTGATATGAGAAATTATCCATTGGGAACTTTTAGGGAAATATCAAATTTTCTAAATTCTCAGGAAAAAGAATTTGCCATTTACACACGTCCATATTATGCTTATCCAGGCAGATTTATTTGGAAGGGAGGAACAAAAAGCGGTTCTGATAATAAAGATCATTACAAAGGAAAAGTGATTGTTTTGCTTAATGAAAAATCACTCAGCCAATCTGAGTGGACCGCTATGTGTTTTCAAACAGCGGGAAATACCACAATTATTGGAAGCCAGACTGGCGGAGCAGACGGAAATGTAAGCCAATTTGATTTTAAAGGATTTCACACACTATTTTCAGGAATTGGCGTTTATTATCCTGACGGAAGAGAAACACAAAGAATAGGAATTGTTCCAGATATTGAAGTAAAACCAACTATAAAAGGAATTCAGGAAGGCAAAGATGAGGTTTTAGATCGTGCTTTGCTTTTTATTGAAACAGGAGATTTGAAAACAGGAGCGGCTATAAAAAACTAA
- a CDS encoding TatD family hydrolase — MNSAPIITDTHTHLYSEEFDQDRDAMIQRAIDAGITRFFIPAIDAAATQSMYDLEKSYPENIFLMMGLHPTYVKDNYEEELAHVETELSKRKFYAVGEIGIDLYWDKTHLKEQQIAFKRQIQLAKQYKLPIVIHCREAFDEIFEVLEEEKSEDLFGIFHCFSGTLEQAERAISYKMKLGIGGVVTFKNGKIDQFLNQIDLKHIVLETDSPYLAPIPYRGKRNESSYLVNVIAKLSDIYGVSAEEIAKITTQNSKDVFGI, encoded by the coding sequence TTGAATTCAGCACCCATAATTACCGATACACACACACATTTATATTCTGAAGAATTTGATCAGGATCGTGACGCCATGATTCAGCGCGCCATAGATGCCGGAATTACACGTTTTTTTATTCCTGCAATCGATGCTGCAGCAACGCAGTCTATGTATGATTTAGAGAAAAGTTATCCAGAAAATATCTTTTTGATGATGGGACTTCATCCTACATATGTAAAAGATAATTATGAAGAAGAATTGGCGCATGTAGAAACCGAATTATCAAAGCGAAAATTCTATGCAGTTGGCGAAATCGGTATCGATTTGTATTGGGATAAAACACATTTAAAAGAGCAGCAAATTGCTTTTAAGAGACAAATTCAGTTGGCAAAACAATACAAATTGCCAATCGTAATTCACTGCCGAGAAGCTTTCGACGAAATCTTTGAAGTTTTGGAAGAAGAAAAATCTGAAGATTTATTTGGGATTTTTCATTGTTTTTCCGGAACTTTAGAACAAGCTGAGCGTGCGATTTCTTACAAAATGAAATTAGGAATTGGAGGAGTTGTCACTTTTAAGAACGGAAAAATCGATCAGTTTTTGAACCAAATCGATTTAAAACATATTGTATTGGAGACAGATTCGCCATATTTAGCGCCGATTCCGTACCGAGGAAAACGAAATGAAAGCAGTTATTTAGTCAATGTTATTGCTAAATTAAGCGATATTTATGGAGTTTCTGCCGAAGAAATTGCCAAGATTACGACTCAAAATTCAAAAGACGTTTTTGGGATTTAA
- a CDS encoding 1-acyl-sn-glycerol-3-phosphate acyltransferase: protein MQRFDAIRPFYDSEINEALHGVVNHPMMKTMMNFTFPDVEDEVWKEQLKKTHSIRDFQCNFIYNTIQKVLEKSSEGLTTSGFEKLEPNTSYLFISNHRDILLDTTLLNVCLFEHGLVMTASAIGDNLVKKAFLATLAKLNRNFLVLRGLTPREMLQSSKLLSEYMGQLLLRENRSVWIAQREGRTKDGNDETNPGVLKMIGMASDEEDLMNYFKKLKIVPVSISYEYDPTDVLKMPQLMAEANNEVYVKDKNEDFMTIISGVMGTKKRIHISVGDVLDTEIDQIVAENDNANKQVQALAQTIDDVILKNYQLWPTNFIAYDILNETDKFAHKYKESEKQLFERRLEMRIGSDNPVTRQGFLAMYANPVVNKLKYQDVI from the coding sequence ATGCAGAGATTTGATGCCATTCGACCGTTTTATGATTCTGAAATAAATGAAGCACTTCATGGTGTTGTCAATCATCCGATGATGAAAACCATGATGAACTTTACATTTCCGGATGTAGAAGATGAGGTTTGGAAGGAACAATTGAAGAAAACACATTCTATTCGTGATTTTCAGTGCAATTTTATTTACAATACTATTCAGAAAGTTTTAGAAAAAAGTTCTGAAGGATTAACAACCTCAGGTTTTGAGAAATTAGAGCCAAATACTTCTTACTTGTTTATCTCGAATCATAGAGATATTCTTTTAGATACCACTTTGCTAAATGTTTGTTTGTTCGAGCATGGTTTAGTCATGACAGCTTCGGCAATTGGCGACAATTTGGTGAAGAAAGCTTTCTTGGCAACTTTAGCAAAATTAAATAGAAATTTTTTAGTTTTAAGAGGATTAACGCCTCGTGAAATGTTGCAAAGTTCAAAGTTATTGTCTGAATATATGGGACAATTGCTGCTTCGCGAAAATCGTTCGGTTTGGATCGCGCAAAGAGAAGGAAGAACAAAAGATGGAAATGACGAAACTAATCCAGGCGTTTTAAAAATGATCGGAATGGCTTCTGATGAAGAAGATTTGATGAATTATTTTAAGAAATTAAAAATTGTTCCAGTTTCGATTTCGTATGAATATGATCCGACTGATGTTTTGAAAATGCCACAATTAATGGCAGAAGCAAACAACGAAGTTTACGTAAAAGACAAAAATGAAGATTTCATGACCATTATAAGCGGTGTCATGGGGACTAAAAAAAGAATACATATTTCTGTTGGCGATGTTCTAGATACAGAAATCGATCAGATTGTGGCTGAAAATGACAATGCAAACAAACAAGTTCAAGCTTTGGCACAAACTATCGATGATGTTATTTTGAAAAACTATCAATTATGGCCAACAAATTTTATTGCTTACGATATTTTAAACGAAACTGATAAGTTTGCTCACAAATATAAAGAGAGTGAAAAACAGCTTTTTGAGCGTCGTTTAGAAATGCGTATCGGGAGCGATAATCCAGTGACAAGACAAGGATTTTTGGCTATGTATGCAAATCCAGTTGTCAATAAATTAAAATACCAAGATGTCATCTAA